The Mycolicibacterium insubricum DNA segment GCGGCCGGACACGCCATGCGGGCGACCATCACCGTGGTGGTCATCCTGAACGCACTGCTGACGATGGCCATGTGGGGCGTCGACGCGGGCGCGAGGTTCGGGGGTTAGGTGCCGAACTCCTACGATGGCGAAGCTCGCGGCCCGTCGAACCGGCGGATCTTTGTCGCGGGCCTGGTCCTGTGGCTCGCGGTCAGCTTCGCCGTCGTCCTGATGATCGCGAAATCCCGTGGGGCACTGGATCCCTTCGTCCGGGTCACCGCCGAGCTGACCAACGTGGGCGACGGGCTCCCGGCCAAATCCGACGTCAAGTTCCGCGGTGTGCTCGTCGGATTCGTCGACGCGGTCGTCCCCGCCCGCGACGATCGCCCCAACATCGTCTCGCTGAACCTGAAACCGGAGTTGGCCGGCGGCATTCCGGGTACCGTCACCGCCCGCGTCGTGCCGTCCAATGTCTTCGCGGTGTCATCGGTGCAGCTGGTCGACAACGGGGCCGACGGCGCACCGCTGCAATCGGGCGAGGTGGTCCACGAGGACCGGTCGCTGCCGACCGTGCTGTTCCAGACCACGCTCAACAAGCTCCGCTCGCTGCTGAAGGCGGTCGGCCGCGATCCGGATCCCAACGGGGTCGGCTGGTTGACGGCGCTCGGGGAAGCGGCCGACGGCAGAGGTGAGCAGCTCACCCAGTCCGGTCACGACCTCAACGAGATCATCGGGCAATTGAACACCGTCGTCGACGGAAAGCCCGGCCCGTCGACGATAGCGGCGCTGTCGGATGCCATGTCGGGGCTGCGCAGATCGGCACCGGAACTGCTCGACGCGCTCGAGGCCGGCATTCGCCCCATGCGCACGCTCGCCGAGCAGGATTCGGCGCTCAAGAGCTTCCTCTTCGCGGCCGGCCGAACCGTCGGGACCGCCGGTGACGCCTTCGACAACCACGCCGACCAGATGATCCAGATCGGCTCTCAGCTGACGCCGGTGGTCGGAGTCCTCGCCGACCACCACTCCAACATCAGCCTGATCCTGGCTAACATCCAGTACCTGATCCAGCGGGTCGTCGACAAGGTTTTCAACTGGGACACCAACAATATTCAGGCCAGGGTGGCCGTCTCGCTGACGCCCACCCGCACCTACGTGCGGGCGGACTGCCCCCGCTACGGTGACATGCTCGGGCCGAGTTGCTTCACCGCACCGGAGGTGCCGACGGCTCCGGCACTGTCGGCGTCGCTGGGATCGGTCAATCTGCCCATGCCGCCCGGCATTCCGGAGAACCGGCCCAACGTGGCTCCCCCGCGCAATTCGGTACTACCGCCCAGCCAGGGCAACCAGGACGGGAACAACGGACCGTTGCCGACCGCCGACCCTGCGCAACCGGTGGCCCCGGCAGCCGCCGAGGACCCGGATCCCGGGACCGCGGCCGTTCCCAACTCCTACGTGGTCGGCGGCAATGTCGGACCCGTGGGCAGCCAGCTGGAGAAGGACCAGCTGGGCGCGGTGCTCGGTGGGCAGCCCACCGCGGCGACGGAAATGCTGTTGGCGCCGCTGGTGCGCGGCACCGCGATGACGGTGACGTCGAGAAGTGAGGCATCCCGGTGAAGAGGCCCAAGTTGATCGTCGGTGTCGGTGTCTTCCTGGCGGTTTCGATCGCGCTGACCTGGTTGGTGTTCATCACGCTGCGCCGCGAGGTCCAGGGCCCGACCAACACTTACACC contains these protein-coding regions:
- a CDS encoding MlaD family protein — encoded protein: MPNSYDGEARGPSNRRIFVAGLVLWLAVSFAVVLMIAKSRGALDPFVRVTAELTNVGDGLPAKSDVKFRGVLVGFVDAVVPARDDRPNIVSLNLKPELAGGIPGTVTARVVPSNVFAVSSVQLVDNGADGAPLQSGEVVHEDRSLPTVLFQTTLNKLRSLLKAVGRDPDPNGVGWLTALGEAADGRGEQLTQSGHDLNEIIGQLNTVVDGKPGPSTIAALSDAMSGLRRSAPELLDALEAGIRPMRTLAEQDSALKSFLFAAGRTVGTAGDAFDNHADQMIQIGSQLTPVVGVLADHHSNISLILANIQYLIQRVVDKVFNWDTNNIQARVAVSLTPTRTYVRADCPRYGDMLGPSCFTAPEVPTAPALSASLGSVNLPMPPGIPENRPNVAPPRNSVLPPSQGNQDGNNGPLPTADPAQPVAPAAAEDPDPGTAAVPNSYVVGGNVGPVGSQLEKDQLGAVLGGQPTAATEMLLAPLVRGTAMTVTSRSEASR